In the genome of Cynocephalus volans isolate mCynVol1 chromosome 15, mCynVol1.pri, whole genome shotgun sequence, one region contains:
- the LOC134363685 gene encoding large ribosomal subunit protein uL23-like → MRFNVTAAGSLGRRPLCLVDLEDCEEQRQPSWHTLELGHEANIWDMEPKDGEQKPGPDDLEAARSRINLAVSCCLTPLGPTGVTWECSRCVQGLKSTALHTHTHTHTHTKIRTSPIFWRPKTLCLWRRPKCLQKIAPRRNKLDHCAIIKFPLTTESAMKKMEDNTLVFIVDVKASKHQIKQAVKQLSDMEVAKGNALLRAAVEKKAYVPLAPHYEALDVANKIGII, encoded by the exons ATGAGATTCAACGTGACTGCTGCAGGGAGTCTGGGAAGGAGACCACTCTGTCTAGTGGATTTGGAAGACTGTGAAGAGCAGCGGCAACCATCTTGGCACACTTTGGAGCTTGGGCATGAAGCCAACATATGGGATATGGAGCCAAAAGATGGGGAACAGAAACCTGGTCCTGATGACCTT GAAGCTGCAAGGTCTCGCATCAACTTGGCCGTGTCCTGCTGCCTCACCCCGCTTGGTCCCACAGGAGTGACATGGGAGTGTAGCAGGTGTGTCCAAGGCCTCAAGTCCACggccttacacacacacacacacacacacacacacacaaagatccGCACATCACCCATCTTCTGGCGGCCCAAGACACTGTGTCTCTGGAGGCGACCCAAATGTCTTCAGAAGATCGCCCCCAGGAGAAACAAGCTTGACCACTGTGCCATCATCAAGTTCCCCCTGACCACTGAGTCTGCCATGAAGAAGATGGAAGACAACACACTTGTGTTCATTGTGGACGTCAAGGCCAGTAAGCACCAGATCAAACAGGCTGTGAAGCAGCTCTCTGACATGGAGGTGGCCAAGGGCAACGCCCTGCTCAGGGCTGCTGTAGAGAAGAAGGCATATGTTCCACTGGCTCCTCATTACGAAGCTCTGGATGTTGCCAACAAAATTGGGATCATCTAA